The following are from one region of the Salicibibacter kimchii genome:
- the nhaC gene encoding Na+/H+ antiporter NhaC, which yields MENKASLRGSLLVLFIVILVLAVSILYYEAAPHIPILISAMIVTIYGFMLDYKWDQMEKTLINGIAQGIAPILILSLIGTLIGVWVLNGTVQTITYYGLQLLSPATFLVSTVIISAIVATMVGSSLSAMGTIGVSLMGVAYGMDVSPAMAAGAIVSGAMFGDKLSPLSDTTNLAAATAKTNIFEHIRHMLWTTIPALIIALIIFAVIGMVTTEGTADTGQIDEMMAVLQSEFTISIVTLLSPLLIIGLALARFKPLPSLAAGLMVAALTTFITVPGSTPGDIMIAAHSGYTAETGFSPIDELLSLGGLESMLFGVSLIIIALAFGGLIQGIGMTGALIEGMQRVLRSRGNTIASTMASCFGVSVVTGEQYLSIILPGQMYEDAYKRHNLHPKNLSRTIEDGGTILHPLVPWGVIGAFVMTTLNVGMEYVFFVFLSLVTPFIALFYAYTGWTLRKLDDN from the coding sequence GTGGAAAATAAAGCAAGCCTTCGCGGTTCCCTATTGGTTTTATTTATCGTCATTCTCGTTCTGGCAGTTAGTATCCTTTATTATGAGGCGGCCCCTCACATCCCGATATTAATCAGCGCGATGATCGTGACAATCTATGGATTCATGCTCGATTATAAATGGGATCAAATGGAAAAAACGTTGATCAACGGCATCGCACAGGGGATTGCCCCCATCCTGATTCTAAGTTTAATTGGAACACTCATCGGTGTCTGGGTGTTGAATGGCACCGTCCAGACGATTACATATTACGGCCTGCAGCTGCTATCTCCCGCCACTTTCCTCGTCTCCACCGTTATCATCTCCGCGATTGTGGCGACGATGGTCGGGAGTTCGTTAAGTGCCATGGGCACGATCGGCGTCTCGCTCATGGGAGTCGCCTATGGCATGGATGTATCGCCGGCAATGGCCGCGGGCGCGATCGTGAGCGGCGCGATGTTCGGGGATAAACTATCGCCCCTCTCAGATACGACAAACCTTGCCGCCGCGACGGCAAAAACGAACATTTTTGAACACATTCGCCATATGTTATGGACGACGATTCCGGCGCTTATCATTGCCTTAATTATTTTTGCTGTGATCGGGATGGTTACCACGGAAGGAACGGCAGACACCGGACAAATTGATGAAATGATGGCCGTCTTGCAATCGGAATTTACGATTAGCATCGTGACCCTGTTATCGCCATTGCTAATCATTGGGTTAGCCCTCGCACGCTTTAAACCGCTCCCTTCATTGGCAGCGGGCCTGATGGTTGCAGCTTTGACAACATTCATAACCGTACCGGGCAGCACACCCGGGGATATTATGATAGCCGCCCACTCCGGATATACTGCTGAAACTGGCTTTTCCCCGATTGATGAACTGTTATCTTTGGGCGGCCTCGAGAGCATGCTCTTTGGTGTATCCTTGATTATTATCGCGCTCGCGTTTGGCGGACTTATCCAAGGCATCGGCATGACCGGAGCCTTAATCGAAGGCATGCAGAGGGTGCTTAGAAGCCGAGGCAACACGATCGCATCAACAATGGCCTCTTGCTTTGGCGTTAGCGTTGTCACCGGAGAACAGTATTTATCGATTATCCTTCCCGGCCAGATGTATGAAGATGCCTACAAACGTCACAACCTCCATCCGAAAAACCTCAGCCGTACGATCGAAGACGGCGGGACCATCCTGCACCCACTCGTCCCCTGGGGCGTTATCGGCGCATTTGTCATGACAACATTGAATGTGGGGATGGAGTATGTGTTTTTTGTGTTTCTTAGTCTTGTGACACCGTTTATTGCACTTTTTTATGCGTATACCGGGTGGACGCTTAGGAAATTGGACGATAACTAG